A DNA window from Amphiprion ocellaris isolate individual 3 ecotype Okinawa chromosome 8, ASM2253959v1, whole genome shotgun sequence contains the following coding sequences:
- the LOC111585907 gene encoding transketolase-like isoform X2, translating to MSVLFFHSMKYRPEDPRNPNNDRFILSKGHAAPVLYAVWAETGYLKENELLNLRKVDSILEGHPVPKQQFVDVATGSLGQGLGAACGMAYTGKYFDKASYRVFCLLGDGELSEGSVWEAMAFASYYQLDNLVAILDINRLGQSDPTPLQHHVEKYQRRCEAFGWHAIIVDGHSVEELCKVLSQPRHQPLAIIAKTIKGKGIPAAEDKMGWHGKPLPKDMAEGVIKELQSRIISCNKRLYPAPPNDDTSPVSLRNVRMPSAPSYKPGDKIATRKAYGMALAKLGRYNEHVVALDGDTKNSTFSELFKNEHPNRYVECYIAEQNMVSMAIGCAVRDRNVVFASTFATFFSRAYDQLRMAAISESNINLCGSHCGVSIGEDGPSQMGLEDLAMFRAIPTATVFYPSDGVSTEKAVELAANTKGLCFIRTSRPENNIIYNCNEDFHVGQAKVVYKTNDDHVTVVGAGVTLHEALAAADMLKKERINIRVIDPFTIKPLDHKTIIDNARATRGRIITVEDHYYEGGLGEAVCSAVVNETGFTVHRLAVSQVPRSGKPQELLRIFGIDRDAIAQAVRKVLSSSANAK from the exons GGTCATGCAGCTCCGGTGCTGTACGCCGTGTGGGCAGAAACCGGatacctgaaggagaacgagcTCCTGAACCTCCGGAAGGTGGACTCCATCCTGGAGGGACATCCAGTACCG AAGCAGCAGTTTGTGGATGTGGCCACCGGATCTCTGGGCCAGGGGCTGGGAGCTGCCTGTGGAATGGCCTACACAGGGAAGTACTTCGACAAGgccag CTATCGGGTGTTCTGCCTGCTGGGGGATGGAGAGCTGTCGGAGGGCTCGGTGTGGGAGGCCATGGCCTTCGCCTCCTACTACCAGCTGGATAACCTGGTGGCCATCCTGGACATCAACCGTCTGGGTCAGAGCGACCCGACTCCACTGCAGCACCACGTGGAGAAGTACCAGCGACGCTGCGAGGCCTTCGG CTGGCACGCCATCATCGTGGACGGCCACAGCGTCGAGGAGTTGTGTAAGGTGTTGAGTCAGCCTCGTCACCAGCCGCTCGCCATCATCGCCAAGACCATTAAAGGCAAAGGAATCCCAG ctgctgaggataagATGGGCTGGCATGGCAAACCGCTGCCCAAAGACATGGCTGAAGGAGTGATCAAGGAGCTGCAGAGTCGCATCATCAGCTGCAACAAGCGCCTCTATCCTGCTCCTCCCAACGACGACACGTCACCCGTCAGCCTCCGCAACGTCCGCATGCCCAGCGCTCCGAGCTACAAACCCGGAGACAAG ATCGCCACCAGGAAGGCGTACGGCATGGCGCTGGCCAAGCTGGGCCGCTACAACGAGCACGTGGTGGCTCTGGATGGAGACACCAAGAACTCCACCTTCTCCGAGCTCTTTAAGAACGAACACCCCAACCGCTACGTGGAGTGTTACATCGCAGAGCAGAACATG GTGAGCATGGCGATCGGTTGTGCTGTTCGGGATCGTAACGTGGTGTTCGCCAGCACCTTCGCCACCTTCTTCAGCCGAGCCTACGACCAGCTCCGCATGGCCGCCATCTCCGAGAGCAACATCAACCTGTGTGGCTCCCACTGTGGCGTCTCCATCG GTGAGGATGGACCTTCTCAGATGGGTCTGGAGGATCTGGCCATGTTCAGAGCCATCCCCACGGCGACCGTCTTCTATCCGAGCGACGGCGTCTCCACTGAGAAGGCTGTGGAGCTCGCTGCCAACACAAAG GGTTTGTGTTTCATCCGAACAAGCCGCCCAGAGAACAACATCATCTATAACTGTAACGAAGACTTTCATGTCGGACAAGCTAAG GTTGTGTATAAAACCAACGATGACCACGTGACTGTGGTTGGAGCAGGAGTGACTCTTCATGAGGctctggctgctgctgacaTGCTCAAGAAAG AGAGAATCAACATCCGTGTGATCGACCCGTTCACCATCAAACCTCTGGACCACAAGACCATCATCGACAACGCCAGGGCCACCAGAGGACGCATCATCACCGTGGAGGACCACTACTATGAAG GTGGTCTGGGCGAGGCGGTGTGTTCAGCGGTGGTGAATGAAACCGGCTTCACCGTCCACCGCCTGGCCGTTTCCCAGGTGCCCCGGAGCGGCAAACCCCAGGAGCTGCTCCGGATCTTCGGCATCGACCGCGACGCCATCGCTCAGGCGGTCCGGAAGGTTCTCAGCAGCTCGGCCAACGCCAAGTAG